The DNA sequence AGAAATGTCCAACTTGACACTGAAACTCCAGTCAAAAGAAGCAAACGCCCGTGTCCGTTTTCTATGAATGCCATTGCTGCTTGACGCCGACGACAATGAGCACGATGCATAGGCAGAGGATGAGGGCTCCGATGATGGACATGCGCCGGTTGACGCTTCTCCACCACTTGACCCTGTCGTGGAGACGCTCCGCATTGATGTACTGCATCTGGGTGCGTGCCTCGGTCCGAAGATCGATGTTGCCGTCGCTGAATCGTCGCTCCGTCATGTCTCGCTCAGGCCGTGCAGGGACTGGCAAAACAGCACCAACCATCCACACTAAAGTTTTCACATGTTAGCAGACGAGCAGACATACTGCAGATGGCATTGTAGCTACTCACCAAGTGGACAAAGAAACCCAAAGACAAACAGCACCAGCTGCAGGTTTCGTTGCCAGGCTGAGAATTCAGCAGAGTCGGCCAGGGATGGCGGGGACCAAAGGCTGTATCGGCTGGCCCGTCTGTCCTGTCGCAAATGCGGCGACCAGATGCTGGATGTCtgcttcttgatgctgcGAGCTACAGCGGCAAAAGGGTGTGGCCTGATTTCCATTGAGTCGGATTCGCTCCTTCGTCGCTTGGGTTCGTGGGGGCGGCGACGGGGGTTGTTGATGTCAGTCGTGTACTGCTCATAGCTGGGGGAGCGGCTGTGAGATCCGTCGCGGTGCAGGCTGCTGGTGAATTGCGAAAACATGGACTCGTTGGATGGCTTTGGTGCCAGCCAGCGTCGTTCCCCACTACCGTAGTAGACCCTGTTGACAATGTCAGTACATCATGTTTCAAATTGATTTTGCCCTAATGCTTACCTCGCCCATGCCGGAATGGCAGCCGTGTAGCTGATGCTGTTACCACCAGAGCTGCTCGTTGAACGGCTAGAACGGTGGCCCTTTTCCCCGGAATTGTTGGAGAGAAAACTCAGACCTCGGGCGCGGGAGGGAAGACGGTTCATGCTCTCCAGGTCTGCAagaccatcaccatcttcgtCATGGTCACGGACCAAGCGGGCACTGGAAAACTGCGCGTCTCTGCCATAGACCGGCTGAGGTCGGTCCACGGATCCGTTCCGAGAATGAGAGACCATGGCCAGAGCCTCCTCCATACCCAAGGTGGAGAAGCTCCCTGTCTGTCTCAGCTGGTTCAGCGTGAAGACGCTACTGCGAGCATTGCCAGACATCCGGGAGTGGGAACGAGTTGATGGGTCGGTCCGCTCGCTCTCTGAGAGCACCGTGGACAAGGCAGTGCCCCACGGCTGCGTTCGTGAATTAGCTCGGCGATGGATGGCTTGGCCGGAGCCCGAAGGAGTCGCCGCGTGCCGTCCATCGAGGTCAACCTGTGTAGACACTCCCACTGCTGCATTGCGCTCAGCATCCTGGTTGGCTCTAGTGGGGGGAGGTGGAAATCGAATTTAAAGATCCGGTCCTCAGGTGCTCCAGCGATCTGGAGCTCATGACAGTCGAGCTGGAGTGGAGGCGATGTGATCTTACGGGCCGTAAAGGGGCCACCACCATGCTATCTCTCGAGTATTCGGACGGTGCATGAGAGATGTCTGTCCCGTCAGACATGGTGCGTCGATGTCCGTGGACTACATAGTTGGGGTTTCTCTGCTGCTCCGAATCCGAGTGagagttggagttggagttggagtGAGTGTGAGAGTGGCCTCGAGATTGACCAGACGTTGACGCGCCGTCATAAACGACGTAATTGGGACCACCGGGGAAAAGCGAAGCATTGTCAAAGTCCGATGTCACTGAATTGCGAACAGTATCCGGGGCAGAAGAGCTCTGCGCATAGGTCTTGTAGTTTGTGCGATCTGACACCGTATTGCCAGTCTTGTTGGACTGAAAGGAGGCCTTGGTTGTGAGGGTAAAGGCAGAAATGGGCTCCTGTGGCGCCACAGcttttggagaagagggctcttcttcaagaaatGAGGGTAGCCGGGTTGGCGTAGGGAGGTCACTCGATTCGCTGACGTCTCTCTGAACCTTGCGCAGCCCGCCCACCAATTTATAGTTCCAAGGTGAGGCGGCAGTAAATTCTTCTTCGGGGATGGATGGAGTAAACGAGGCGGTCGCAGATGTGCTATCATCCTCGGCCAGGGTCGTCAAGGGCGAGCTGGGACGATCCTCACTGAAGATGCTCGACGTTTGCTGCGCATAAGAGCCGCTGGAAGCGACAGAGTAATGCGGCGTTTGGTCAGTCTGAGTAGATACTACAGAGTGCTGCGTCGTCGTATCGGTGCGAGTAGATATCACAGAGTGATGGGTTGTCGTGTCGGTGCGAGCAGAAACAACAGAGTCGGTGCGAGGTCTGGTGGGCTTGAGGGGAACGAGGGAGAAGGTCTTGTTGTCAGAATTCAGGTTGATGTCGACGAATCGCTTGGTGCGACGCTGGGCAGGGGCTGTAGGCTGGATTTCAGGAGACGGCGGAGCTGTCAAGGTCCTCAATGACTGCGACACCACAGATTGAGATCGAAATCTGCCACGCTGCGGCTCGGTAGGAGAAAAATCGGACAATTCACTGGGAGAGGCGATGGCAGGGACATCGCCTAACTCGACGCTGGTATTCCGGCGTCTGATTGAGGGACGAGACGGGCCGGCAATGGTCGAGCCCGAGGACGGCGGGCTCGTCGCTATCGGCGATTCATCTGCGGAGTGGATTTCAACATTGTCGCGAGACGACTCGGCGAGGGCCGCAAGATTCAGGCTGGATCCGCCGCTGAGTCGAGTCGGCGTGTAGGGCACAAGGCGAATCTGAAGCCTGTCGCCCTGGGAGGATCGCTCGGAGTCGGGCGAATCGGGCATCCTCTGCTCACTCAGCAGGAGAGCTGCCTCATAGCATTTGCCCAACTAATCGATTCGAAAAGTGACGACGGGAGGTTTTGGAATGTCCAGGACGCGAGCTGCCCCAGTCTATACGAGCGTATTAGTCGTTTGGTGCGGAGGTGGCAATGCCGTAAATTCGCTGAGCGAAGGGTATTATTTCCGGCAGTTTCGATTCGTCGCAGCGGCCATGCCAATCCGGTCCTCACACACAACAGAAACAAGAATTGAATGGTCAAAAATAAAGAGGGGGAGAAGAATCAGAAAAATGATTGGTCGCGCAAGTATCGGCGGCTAGAATTttcgcaaaaa is a window from the Trichoderma atroviride chromosome 5, complete sequence genome containing:
- a CDS encoding uncharacterized protein (EggNog:ENOG41~TransMembrane:2 (o248-271i319-338o)) — its product is MSGNARSSVFTLNQLRQTGSFSTLGMEEALAMVSHSRNGSVDRPQPVYGRDAQFSSARLVRDHDEDGDGLADLESMNRLPSRARGLSFLSNNSGEKGHRSSRSTSSSGGNSISYTAAIPAWARVYYGSGERRWLAPKPSNESMFSQFTSSLHRDGSHSRSPSYEQYTTDINNPRRRPHEPKRRRSESDSMEIRPHPFAAVARSIKKQTSSIWSPHLRQDRRASRYSLWSPPSLADSAEFSAWQRNLQLVLFVFGFLCPLVWMVGAVLPVPARPERDMTERRFSDGNIDLRTEARTQMQYINAERLHDRVKWWRSVNRRMSIIGALILCLCIVLIVVGVKQQWHS
- a CDS encoding uncharacterized protein (EggNog:ENOG41) is translated as MPDSPDSERSSQGDRLQIRLVPYTPTRLSGGSSLNLAALAESSRDNVEIHSADESPIATSPPSSGSTIAGPSRPSIRRRNTSVELGDVPAIASPSELSDFSPTEPQRGRFRSQSVVSQSLRTLTAPPSPEIQPTAPAQRRTKRFVDINLNSDNKTFSLVPLKPTRPRTDSVVSARTDTTTHHSVISTRTDTTTQHSVVSTQTDQTPHYSVASSGSYAQQTSSIFSEDRPSSPLTTLAEDDSTSATASFTPSIPEEEFTAASPWNYKLVGGLRKVQRDVSESSDLPTPTRLPSFLEEEPSSPKAVAPQEPISAFTLTTKASFQSNKTGNTVSDRTNYKTYAQSSSAPDTVRNSVTSDFDNASLFPGGPNYVVYDGASTSGQSRGHSHTHSNSNSNSHSDSEQQRNPNYVVHGHRRTMSDGTDISHAPSEYSRDSMVVAPLRPVRSHRLHSSSTVMSSRSLEHLRTGSLNSISTSPH